The following proteins are encoded in a genomic region of Arachis ipaensis cultivar K30076 chromosome B02, Araip1.1, whole genome shotgun sequence:
- the LOC110268036 gene encoding zinc finger BED domain-containing protein RICESLEEPER 1-like — protein MESLRSEDELLRSMGEKMMNKFKKYWEKYSVILAFGAILDPRIKISTLELMYEEIDAETAKEKVEHVKKKLYKPFEKYDKNSPPAVEAQGPSIQSSSMTHTPESASKKRLAIVGKLMKRNHQAEVSSGKNPLDTYLEEPLLSKDCFKDLDVLEWWKL, from the exons ATGGAAAGTTTGAGAAGTGAAGATGAGCTTCTAAGGAGCATGGGAGAAAAGATGATGAACAAATTTAAGAAGTATTGGGAAAAGTATAGTGTCATTCTTGCATTTGGTGCTATTCTTGATCCTAGGATTAAGATTTCTACTTTAGAGCTTATGTATGAAGAGATTGATGCTGAGACTGCAAAAGAAAAGGTGGAACATGTGAAAAAGAAATTATACAAGCCTTTTGAAAAATATGACAAGAATTCTCCGCCAGCTGTTGAAGCACAAGGACCTAGTATTCAGTCTTCATCCATGACTCATACCCCTGAAAGTGCAAGCAAGAAGCGACTTGCGATTGTTGGC AAATTGATGAAACGTAACCATCAAGCTGAGGTCTCTAGTGGAAAGAATCCACTTGATACATACTTGGAGGAGCCACTTTTGTCAAAGGATTGCTTTAAAGATTTAGATGTTTTGGAATGGTGGAAATTATGA